One Methylobacterium oryzae DNA window includes the following coding sequences:
- a CDS encoding chemotaxis protein — MKVSRTGRIVAAALGLLIAGRAAPVAAEPAGGPPAAPAAEPQAPTGDPVQSVRTLQLLQDRVAAGSRAAHESQPLLIARINADLLAVPPEIWGRRSNIRAAITFALSGGGPSVLRRLTAQDGLGEPEATLARGALAYVEGREAEARRLLQDVDTTDLPPTLAGAIGLTQASLAVPDQPIRAIALLDRVRVLLPGTLTEEGALRREIFTLGQIGDLKTFEALAIQYLRRFPHSIYAGNFRQRLAYQLTQFDIGHDAERFATLNRILDELGPESRRDLYLVVAQTAIQAGQTAAALRASEKALALCAPGSAEATRGQLYRAAAEIVSLATFQSGSRTLRSLDRAKLTARDLPLLETALSTAEAIGRGLAGRPGLPEADAAAKPARAAPDPTDGPASLIPKAQATIDRIDLMLSKATP; from the coding sequence ATGAAGGTGTCCCGGACCGGGCGGATCGTGGCGGCCGCCCTCGGCCTGCTCATCGCGGGGAGGGCCGCCCCCGTCGCCGCGGAACCGGCGGGCGGCCCTCCCGCCGCCCCGGCCGCAGAGCCGCAGGCGCCGACGGGCGATCCGGTGCAGTCGGTGCGCACGCTCCAGTTGCTGCAGGATCGGGTCGCCGCCGGCTCCCGGGCCGCCCACGAGAGCCAGCCGCTGCTGATCGCCCGGATCAACGCGGATCTCCTGGCCGTCCCGCCCGAGATTTGGGGCCGCCGGAGCAATATCCGGGCCGCGATCACGTTCGCCCTCAGCGGCGGCGGTCCTTCCGTCCTGCGCCGGCTGACGGCGCAGGACGGCCTCGGCGAGCCCGAAGCGACGCTCGCGCGCGGGGCGCTCGCCTATGTCGAGGGGCGGGAGGCCGAGGCGCGGCGCCTGCTCCAGGACGTCGACACGACAGATCTGCCGCCGACGCTCGCGGGCGCCATCGGCCTGACGCAGGCGTCGCTCGCCGTGCCCGACCAGCCGATCCGGGCGATCGCCCTGCTCGACCGCGTCCGGGTGCTGCTGCCGGGCACGCTGACCGAGGAGGGCGCCCTGCGCCGCGAGATCTTCACCCTCGGTCAGATCGGCGACCTGAAGACGTTCGAGGCGCTGGCGATCCAGTACCTGCGCCGCTTCCCGCACTCGATCTACGCGGGCAACTTCCGGCAGCGACTGGCCTATCAGCTGACGCAGTTCGATATCGGCCACGACGCGGAGCGCTTCGCGACCCTCAACAGGATCCTGGACGAGCTCGGTCCCGAGAGCCGGCGCGACCTGTATCTGGTGGTCGCCCAGACGGCGATCCAGGCGGGTCAGACGGCCGCGGCGCTCCGCGCCAGCGAGAAGGCCCTCGCGCTGTGCGCGCCCGGAAGCGCGGAGGCGACCCGGGGCCAGCTCTACCGGGCTGCCGCCGAGATCGTGAGCCTGGCGACGTTCCAGTCCGGGTCGCGGACGCTGAGATCGCTCGACAGGGCCAAGCTCACGGCCCGCGACCTGCCCCTCCTCGAGACGGCCCTGTCGACCGCCGAGGCGATCGGACGCGGGCTCGCCGGCCGGCCCGGCCTGCCGGAGGCCGACGCCGCCGCGAAGCCGGCGCGGGCGGCGCCGGATCCCACCGACGGGCCCGCGAGCCTGATCCCGAAGGCGCAGGCCACGATCGACCGGATCGATCTGATGCTCAGCAAGGCGACCCCGTGA
- a CDS encoding flagellar hook-length control protein FliK encodes MDEPEGATGEDRRPEAGASPAPPPSPGDPGSAAAALAEILSAAVLSARPELPAGHGTGAPGPAPSAASPAGPDAAPETSLVGNLEAARADASPRAGPSPGTLLQGGPPQVEVLDRAVHFKPVLPEAARHALPAAAAATSPLPAVPNAADAQPRPVRPGPVAPAVAGPDPAPIAPAAQIAAQIAAQVATQIAGTVAGKVNAAPPKATVALATDPEPRAGDASARADASARTATGIDGPGGLTAREDNRPRSGIAGLLLAPTGRQGPPGVPIPGPGNGSGTEPARLAAVLPTIAAAITEEIERATAAGPERRVGADPAIPAAQDGPLRVLKIQLRPESLGIVTVELRLVDGQLETHLRAARPETAAMLQRDSAILTELLKHAHYRPEIIVEPVRPGDAGFSAGGSPSQGQSGLTDGGARPGHGGDGQRQADQRAAQRPTLGRRDGERTDETVRPRDGGVYL; translated from the coding sequence ATGGACGAACCGGAGGGCGCGACCGGGGAGGATCGGCGGCCCGAAGCCGGCGCATCGCCCGCGCCGCCGCCGTCACCGGGCGATCCCGGCAGCGCCGCCGCGGCGCTCGCCGAGATCCTGAGCGCGGCCGTCCTGTCGGCCCGTCCGGAACTGCCCGCGGGACACGGAACCGGTGCTCCGGGACCGGCCCCATCCGCCGCATCCCCGGCGGGCCCCGACGCGGCCCCGGAGACCAGCCTCGTGGGAAATCTCGAGGCGGCCCGCGCGGACGCGTCGCCGCGCGCCGGGCCGAGCCCGGGCACCCTGCTGCAGGGCGGCCCCCCGCAGGTCGAGGTTCTCGACCGGGCGGTTCACTTCAAGCCCGTCCTGCCCGAGGCGGCCCGCCACGCCCTCCCGGCCGCCGCAGCGGCAACGTCCCCGTTGCCGGCCGTCCCGAACGCGGCGGACGCTCAGCCTCGACCCGTCCGCCCCGGACCGGTGGCTCCGGCCGTCGCCGGGCCCGATCCTGCTCCGATCGCGCCGGCCGCCCAGATCGCCGCCCAGATTGCCGCGCAAGTCGCCACCCAGATCGCCGGGACGGTCGCCGGGAAGGTGAACGCAGCGCCGCCGAAGGCGACGGTCGCCCTCGCGACCGATCCCGAGCCTCGAGCCGGCGATGCGTCGGCCCGCGCCGATGCGTCGGCCCGCACCGCGACGGGGATCGATGGGCCGGGGGGGCTCACGGCACGCGAGGACAACCGTCCCCGCTCCGGCATCGCCGGACTCCTCCTCGCCCCCACCGGCCGGCAGGGGCCGCCGGGCGTCCCCATCCCGGGTCCCGGCAACGGATCCGGGACCGAGCCGGCCCGACTCGCCGCCGTCCTGCCGACGATCGCGGCGGCCATCACGGAGGAGATTGAGCGCGCGACCGCGGCCGGACCGGAGCGTCGCGTCGGCGCCGATCCGGCGATCCCCGCGGCTCAGGACGGGCCGCTCCGGGTGCTCAAGATCCAGCTCCGGCCGGAGAGCCTCGGGATCGTCACGGTGGAATTGCGGCTCGTCGACGGTCAGCTCGAGACCCATCTGCGCGCCGCGCGTCCCGAGACGGCGGCGATGCTGCAGCGGGATTCGGCGATCCTCACCGAACTGCTCAAGCACGCGCATTACCGGCCCGAGATCATTGTCGAGCCGGTTCGCCCCGGCGACGCCGGGTTCTCCGCGGGCGGATCACCGTCCCAGGGCCAATCCGGGCTCACCGACGGCGGCGCCCGGCCGGGTCACGGCGGGGACGGGCAGCGGCAGGCAGACCAGCGCGCGGCGCAGCGGCCGACGCTCGGCAGGCGCGACGGGGAGCGGACAGATGAGACGGTACGTCCTCGCGACGGCGGCGTTTATCTGTAG
- a CDS encoding transglycosylase SLT domain-containing protein, whose translation MRRYVLATAAFICSAAPVAGTVCEAEMGRAAARYGVPLGVLYAVGLTETGKRGSLQPYAMNIEGAAYFATGPQDVLAHFAAARRRGARLIDLGCMQINHHYHGEKFASVEAMIDPRANVDYATQFLRDLKRREGSWTMAVARYHAGPHNNAAQKIYICRVVANMVATGFGQWTPAAAHFCR comes from the coding sequence ATGAGACGGTACGTCCTCGCGACGGCGGCGTTTATCTGTAGCGCCGCCCCGGTCGCCGGGACCGTGTGCGAGGCCGAGATGGGCCGTGCCGCGGCCCGTTACGGCGTGCCCCTCGGCGTGCTCTACGCGGTCGGCCTCACGGAGACGGGTAAGCGCGGCTCGCTCCAGCCCTACGCCATGAACATCGAAGGGGCGGCCTATTTCGCGACCGGGCCCCAGGACGTGCTGGCCCACTTCGCCGCGGCGCGCCGCCGGGGCGCGCGCCTGATCGATCTCGGCTGCATGCAGATCAACCACCACTATCACGGCGAGAAGTTCGCCTCGGTCGAGGCCATGATCGACCCGCGCGCGAACGTGGACTACGCGACGCAATTTCTTCGGGATCTGAAGCGGCGGGAGGGCAGCTGGACGATGGCCGTGGCGCGCTATCATGCCGGCCCGCACAACAACGCGGCGCAGAAGATCTATATCTGCCGGGTCGTGGCCAACATGGTCGCCACGGGCTTCGGCCAGTGGACGCCGGCCGCGGCCCATTTCTGCCGGTGA
- a CDS encoding cell wall hydrolase gives MRGSERTKVGPALIVLAAAGGLGACNTASPVLTTGSIPDRKPPMVVSDAERDCLGRAMYFESNRSDSDGLVAVGTVVMNRLENAIFPGGICAVVGQPGQFAPGVLTKPMQEKDLQKVADAADAVLAGERHPKVGKAMFFHTAGHRFPYTNMHYVAVAGGNAFYEKRDRRTAKLEKPEKPAQQDRLATPALPATALTFAAVPAPPAAGP, from the coding sequence ATGCGGGGTAGCGAGAGGACGAAGGTCGGTCCTGCACTGATCGTTCTGGCGGCGGCCGGCGGCCTGGGGGCCTGCAACACCGCGTCGCCGGTGCTCACGACGGGATCGATCCCCGACCGCAAGCCGCCGATGGTCGTCAGCGACGCCGAGCGCGATTGTCTGGGCCGCGCCATGTACTTCGAGTCGAACAGGAGCGACAGCGACGGGCTGGTCGCCGTCGGCACGGTCGTGATGAACCGGCTCGAGAACGCGATCTTCCCGGGCGGCATCTGCGCGGTGGTCGGGCAGCCGGGCCAGTTCGCGCCGGGCGTCCTCACCAAGCCGATGCAGGAGAAGGACCTGCAGAAGGTCGCCGACGCCGCCGACGCCGTCCTGGCCGGCGAGCGGCACCCGAAGGTCGGGAAGGCGATGTTCTTCCACACCGCGGGCCACCGCTTCCCCTACACGAACATGCACTACGTGGCCGTCGCCGGCGGCAACGCCTTCTACGAGAAGCGCGACAGGCGAACGGCCAAGCTGGAGAAGCCGGAGAAGCCGGCTCAGCAGGACAGGCTGGCCACGCCCGCCCTGCCCGCGACGGCCCTGACCTTCGCGGCCGTACCCGCGCCGCCCGCCGCGGGCCCCTGA
- a CDS encoding DMT family transporter, with translation MNPYLILGLAIGAEVTATLALKAADGLTRPGPTVIVALGYGTALWLMSTSMDMLPIGVVYAIWSGIGMIGAALGGAWLYGEALNPTMLVGIGVIALGVTVLAAGQGQH, from the coding sequence ATGAATCCGTACCTGATCCTCGGGCTCGCCATCGGCGCGGAGGTGACCGCCACCCTGGCGCTGAAGGCCGCCGACGGCCTCACCCGCCCGGGGCCGACGGTGATCGTGGCGCTCGGTTACGGCACCGCCCTGTGGCTGATGTCGACCAGCATGGACATGCTGCCGATCGGCGTGGTCTACGCGATCTGGTCGGGGATCGGCATGATCGGCGCGGCGCTCGGCGGCGCGTGGCTGTACGGCGAGGCGCTCAACCCGACGATGCTGGTGGGCATCGGGGTGATCGCCCTGGGCGTGACCGTCCTGGCCGCGGGTCAGGGCCAGCACTGA
- a CDS encoding serine hydrolase domain-containing protein yields MTASLAIPDSPARARRGRRWGAIAAAGGAAIAGCAWTAAALINVPDPVTLTALAVIEPSSVGTWFPSRIVQAPARASDLPARPRPILDRVPWKGKTVPLMTVLEATHTNAFLVLQDGVLIHEWQRAGTGPETLFPSWSVAKSIVSLLVGAAVARGQLAETDRVSTLLPELRNGAVFGQITVRNLLDMASGIAVPENYDPRHPLTGTAGMYLTRDLTAFVRDNAHLAFKPGTKGRYRSIDTELLGLILARVEGKPLADILSERIWKPMGAQADATWNLDRPGGIEKAFCCINATARDFARLGLLVADQGRSGDHRIIPGRWIERIMTPARRDVDGWQYSAQWWHAPGGEDDDISAIGVYGQYIYVNRATGTVIVKLSDHGAEQDEVDTLAVMQAIAGDLAAGRPAARKDP; encoded by the coding sequence ATGACCGCGTCCTTGGCGATCCCGGATTCTCCGGCCCGCGCGCGCCGGGGCCGCCGCTGGGGCGCGATCGCCGCGGCGGGCGGCGCCGCGATCGCGGGCTGCGCCTGGACCGCGGCCGCGCTGATCAACGTCCCCGATCCCGTCACCCTGACGGCGCTCGCGGTCATCGAGCCGTCGTCGGTGGGCACGTGGTTCCCGAGCCGGATCGTCCAGGCCCCGGCCCGGGCGAGCGACCTGCCGGCGCGGCCGCGCCCGATCCTCGACCGCGTCCCCTGGAAGGGGAAGACGGTCCCGCTGATGACGGTGCTGGAGGCGACCCACACCAACGCGTTCCTGGTGCTGCAGGACGGCGTCCTGATCCACGAGTGGCAGCGCGCAGGCACCGGACCGGAGACACTGTTCCCCTCGTGGTCGGTGGCGAAGTCCATCGTCTCGCTGCTGGTCGGCGCCGCGGTGGCGCGGGGTCAGCTCGCCGAGACCGACCGGGTCTCCACCCTCCTGCCCGAGCTGCGGAACGGCGCGGTCTTCGGCCAGATCACCGTGCGCAACCTCCTCGACATGGCGAGCGGCATCGCCGTGCCGGAGAACTACGACCCCCGGCATCCCCTGACCGGCACCGCCGGCATGTACCTGACGCGCGATCTCACGGCCTTCGTGCGCGACAACGCCCACCTGGCGTTCAAGCCCGGCACCAAGGGCCGCTACCGCAGCATCGACACCGAGCTGCTCGGCCTGATCCTCGCCCGGGTCGAGGGCAAGCCGCTGGCCGACATCCTCTCGGAGCGGATCTGGAAGCCGATGGGCGCCCAGGCCGACGCCACCTGGAACCTCGACCGGCCCGGCGGCATCGAGAAGGCGTTCTGCTGCATCAACGCGACGGCCCGCGACTTCGCCCGCCTCGGCCTTCTGGTGGCCGACCAGGGCCGGTCGGGCGATCACCGCATCATCCCGGGCCGCTGGATCGAGCGGATCATGACGCCGGCCCGGCGCGACGTCGACGGCTGGCAGTACTCGGCCCAGTGGTGGCACGCCCCGGGCGGCGAGGACGACGACATCTCGGCGATCGGCGTCTACGGCCAGTACATCTACGTGAACCGCGCGACCGGCACGGTGATCGTGAAGCTCAGCGACCACGGCGCCGAGCAGGACGAGGTCGACACGCTGGCGGTGATGCAGGCCATCGCGGGCGACCTCGCCGCCGGCCGCCCCGCCGCCCGCAAGGACCCCTGA
- a CDS encoding DUF4105 domain-containing protein has translation MSGPCATTIPRALSALEAPGPGAADAVGGRMPPLWMLLVGRAAVRRHWHLIAATGLLWSSLGLLVVIDSLDGALHVPDRWFGLILLAEGVSSLLVGASAIGAARRLRLAKGALLSVMAVLIMMATKHSTFLLAMIFGVAFVVDGLVRITIAGLLKFAGWRMSVALGGLSIAFGLFHLQPWPTWYAGTVGYCIGMFLILNGANLALVGLRTRRLGTAEPAVSVVSVGGDEPGSLTVYVWTPTGQATTPAGQRLIRRYVASVDKAGRFSTGHAALQQGDDLYVSHYPAVEIDRSPANLRSSLRAGPENDVPGRFLPSHAAEVADWCPATVAVTLNGIDAARLRAFWAQYSRDTTYNFISRNCSTTVARALDIAVEGAFSRGGHPWRRLAAALTTPEFWAAAFLRNGARSMTWTPGLVLDYTRALSALVDPASPVPSIAWKRVGWRLLRNWRARDLAPLSPIARQPSVPGAGPTEA, from the coding sequence ATGTCCGGACCCTGTGCGACCACTATCCCGCGCGCGCTCTCCGCGCTCGAAGCGCCCGGACCGGGCGCCGCGGACGCGGTCGGCGGCCGGATGCCGCCCCTCTGGATGCTGCTCGTCGGCCGGGCCGCGGTCCGCCGTCACTGGCACCTCATCGCCGCCACCGGCCTGCTGTGGTCGTCGCTCGGCCTCCTGGTGGTGATCGATTCCCTCGACGGTGCGCTCCACGTCCCGGACCGGTGGTTCGGCCTGATCCTCCTGGCCGAGGGCGTGAGTTCCCTCCTCGTCGGCGCGTCCGCGATCGGTGCCGCGCGCCGCCTGCGCCTCGCCAAGGGCGCGCTGCTGTCGGTCATGGCCGTGCTGATCATGATGGCCACGAAGCACAGCACCTTCCTGCTCGCCATGATCTTCGGCGTCGCCTTCGTGGTCGACGGCCTCGTCCGGATCACGATCGCCGGCCTGCTGAAATTCGCTGGCTGGCGGATGTCGGTCGCCCTCGGCGGCCTCAGCATCGCCTTCGGCCTGTTCCATCTCCAGCCCTGGCCGACCTGGTACGCCGGCACGGTCGGCTACTGCATCGGCATGTTCCTGATCCTGAACGGCGCCAACCTCGCGCTGGTCGGGCTGCGCACCCGGCGCCTGGGCACCGCCGAGCCGGCCGTGTCGGTCGTGTCGGTCGGCGGCGACGAGCCCGGCAGCCTGACGGTCTATGTCTGGACGCCCACCGGGCAGGCGACCACCCCCGCCGGCCAGCGGCTGATCCGGCGCTACGTCGCCTCCGTCGACAAGGCCGGGCGCTTCTCCACCGGCCACGCGGCCCTGCAGCAGGGCGACGACCTCTACGTCAGCCACTACCCCGCGGTGGAGATCGACCGCTCCCCCGCCAACCTGCGCTCGAGCCTGCGCGCGGGCCCGGAGAACGACGTGCCCGGGCGCTTCCTGCCCTCGCACGCCGCGGAGGTGGCGGACTGGTGCCCCGCGACGGTGGCGGTGACGCTGAACGGCATCGACGCCGCCCGGCTGCGGGCGTTCTGGGCGCAGTACAGCCGCGACACCACCTACAACTTCATCAGCCGCAACTGCTCCACCACGGTGGCGCGGGCGCTGGACATCGCCGTGGAGGGCGCGTTCAGCCGCGGCGGGCATCCCTGGCGGCGCCTCGCGGCGGCGCTGACCACGCCGGAGTTCTGGGCGGCGGCCTTCCTGCGCAACGGGGCGCGGTCCATGACCTGGACCCCGGGCCTCGTGCTCGATTACACGCGGGCGCTGAGCGCCCTCGTGGATCCGGCCTCGCCGGTGCCGTCGATCGCCTGGAAGCGGGTCGGCTGGCGGCTCCTGCGCAACTGGCGGGCGCGGGACCTCGCGCCCCTGAGCCCGATCGCCCGGCAGCCCTCCGTGCCGGGAGCCGGCCCGACAGAAGCCTGA
- a CDS encoding MucR family transcriptional regulator, with amino-acid sequence MNTIDLNEKTSDLNTDLIKCTASLVAAYVSRNAVGVGDLPVLIDQVHTAISVLQGGGSGSGPGWTGPTAAQIEASIQQDGLISFIDGRSYKTLKRHLTAHGLTPERYRAKYGLPADYPMVAPGYAAKRSEIAKAIQLGHKAA; translated from the coding sequence ATGAACACCATCGATCTGAACGAAAAGACCTCGGACCTGAACACAGACCTGATCAAGTGCACGGCATCACTGGTCGCGGCCTACGTGTCTCGGAATGCGGTGGGCGTGGGCGACCTGCCGGTTCTGATCGACCAGGTGCACACGGCCATATCGGTGCTGCAGGGCGGCGGCTCGGGATCCGGTCCCGGCTGGACCGGCCCGACGGCGGCGCAGATCGAGGCTTCGATCCAGCAGGACGGCCTGATCAGCTTCATCGACGGCCGGTCCTACAAGACACTGAAGCGTCACCTCACGGCGCACGGCCTCACGCCGGAGCGTTACCGGGCGAAGTACGGCCTGCCGGCCGACTACCCGATGGTGGCCCCGGGCTACGCCGCCAAGCGCTCGGAGATCGCCAAGGCGATCCAGCTCGGACACAAGGCGGCCTGA
- a CDS encoding PAS domain-containing protein, with product MSGAWSWIFAGEEQVWSPGFYRLLGLVPNAAKARYDLLLSLIHPEDRPLMPALADIRQGHVPREVIVRVIRTNGTVRTLSLTMEVRVSAEGRPVALSGTALDVSDREQLARLRQEERRRQSALYLTEHITTFSMGLDRVRDIPFAVAQVHGLPLEEICAEPYILIVPEERAGFRAAALEQIERRAFFQGGAHERLANGELWHFRILTMPVWDPDGTYLGRCGLKYPVRNHAPPPGGLHEGLEHSVSGYHLRAARALLDWSMMELAQASGLSHSTVRRLEEDSEHRGSRSRLHAVEALRRAGVRFVPIDDGTLAVARV from the coding sequence GTGAGTGGGGCCTGGAGCTGGATCTTCGCGGGCGAGGAGCAGGTCTGGTCGCCCGGGTTCTACCGGCTGCTCGGGCTCGTTCCGAACGCCGCGAAGGCGCGCTACGACCTGTTGCTGAGCCTGATCCATCCCGAGGACCGGCCTCTCATGCCGGCGCTGGCGGACATCCGGCAGGGGCACGTGCCCCGCGAGGTCATCGTCCGGGTGATCCGGACGAACGGCACGGTGCGCACGCTCTCGCTGACGATGGAGGTGCGCGTCTCGGCGGAGGGGCGGCCCGTCGCCCTCAGCGGCACGGCGCTCGACGTGAGCGACCGCGAGCAGCTGGCGCGCCTGCGGCAGGAAGAGCGCCGCCGGCAGAGCGCGCTCTACCTCACGGAGCACATCACGACCTTCTCGATGGGGCTCGACCGCGTCCGGGACATCCCGTTCGCCGTCGCCCAGGTCCACGGGCTCCCGCTGGAGGAGATCTGCGCCGAGCCGTATATCCTGATCGTTCCCGAGGAGCGCGCGGGCTTCCGGGCAGCGGCCCTGGAGCAGATCGAGCGGCGGGCGTTCTTCCAGGGGGGCGCCCACGAGCGCCTCGCCAACGGCGAGCTCTGGCACTTCCGGATCCTCACGATGCCCGTCTGGGATCCGGACGGGACCTATCTCGGGCGCTGCGGGCTCAAATACCCCGTCCGCAACCACGCCCCGCCCCCCGGCGGCCTGCACGAGGGGCTGGAGCATTCCGTGAGCGGCTACCACCTGCGGGCCGCGCGGGCGCTCCTCGACTGGTCGATGATGGAGCTCGCTCAGGCGAGCGGCCTGTCGCATTCCACCGTGCGGCGTCTGGAAGAGGACAGCGAGCATCGGGGAAGCCGGTCCCGCCTGCACGCGGTCGAGGCGCTGCGCCGGGCGGGCGTCCGGTTCGTCCCCATCGATGACGGGACCCTGGCGGTCGCCCGGGTCTGA
- a CDS encoding sugar kinase, with protein MRVACIGECMVELSERPDGNLVRGFGGDTLNTALYLARLGVAVDYVTALGDDIWSDEMAAAWGREGIGLDRVRRLQGRMPGLYIIRTDADGERSFHYWRDRAAARDLFTEPGAAETEAELERYDLVYLSGISLSLYGETGRAALFETLSRLRERGGQVAFDTNYRPRGWPDRDEAWAAFRAALDLADVIFASAEDLDWLFGAAGEDEVLRHRGRAEIVLKTLDGSGPVARVLHGPADTAVPAGRAARVIDTTAAGDSFAAGYLAARIAGLAPEAAAAEAHRLAGAVIGHRGAVIPRDAMPVPAARPPGPDV; from the coding sequence ATGAGGGTCGCCTGCATCGGCGAGTGCATGGTCGAACTGTCCGAACGCCCGGACGGGAATCTGGTCCGGGGCTTCGGCGGCGACACGCTGAACACCGCGCTCTACCTCGCGCGCCTCGGCGTCGCGGTGGACTACGTGACCGCGCTGGGCGACGACATCTGGAGCGACGAGATGGCGGCGGCCTGGGGCCGCGAGGGCATCGGCCTCGACCGGGTCCGGCGCCTGCAGGGCCGGATGCCGGGCCTCTACATCATCCGCACGGATGCCGACGGCGAGCGCAGCTTCCACTACTGGCGCGACCGGGCCGCGGCCCGGGACCTCTTCACCGAGCCGGGCGCCGCCGAGACGGAGGCGGAGCTGGAGCGCTACGACCTCGTCTACCTGTCCGGCATCAGCCTCTCGCTCTACGGCGAGACCGGGCGCGCCGCCCTGTTCGAGACGCTGTCGCGCCTGCGGGAGCGGGGCGGGCAGGTCGCCTTCGACACCAATTACCGTCCCCGCGGCTGGCCCGACCGGGACGAGGCCTGGGCGGCCTTCCGCGCGGCCCTGGACCTGGCCGACGTGATCTTCGCCTCGGCCGAGGATCTGGACTGGCTGTTCGGCGCGGCGGGCGAGGACGAGGTGCTGCGCCACCGCGGCCGGGCCGAGATCGTGCTCAAGACCCTGGACGGATCCGGCCCCGTCGCCCGGGTGCTGCACGGCCCGGCCGACACCGCCGTGCCGGCCGGGCGCGCCGCGCGGGTCATCGACACGACGGCGGCGGGCGACAGTTTCGCGGCGGGCTACCTCGCGGCGCGCATCGCCGGGCTGGCACCGGAAGCCGCCGCCGCTGAGGCGCACCGCCTGGCCGGGGCGGTGATCGGGCATCGCGGCGCCGTGATTCCCCGGGACGCGATGCCGGTCCCCGCCGCCCGACCGCCGGGTCCGGACGTCTGA
- a CDS encoding DUF502 domain-containing protein, producing MAPIPPPIQVPEPDAAAGGGAPKTRVSARGRLRTYFLTGIIVAGPLAITAYITWWFIALIDSFVKPLVPASYLPDHYLPFSIPGLGLVIAFLAVTLLGFLTANLVGRSVIEFGEVLLARTPVISGLYKGLRQIFETLFSANGTSFRTVGLVEFPVKGTWSVVFLSAPAAHEVEGALRARGAPADDLVGVFLPCAPNPTTGFFFYLPRAEVVELAISVDDAAKLVMSAGVIQPEDPQGRLNAMAATLRTAQQAGGPLPRREPQDA from the coding sequence GTGGCGCCGATTCCCCCGCCGATCCAGGTTCCCGAACCCGACGCCGCGGCGGGCGGCGGCGCGCCGAAGACGCGGGTCAGCGCGCGCGGCCGGCTGCGCACCTATTTCCTCACCGGAATCATCGTCGCCGGCCCGCTCGCCATCACGGCCTACATCACGTGGTGGTTCATCGCGCTGATCGACTCGTTCGTGAAGCCGCTGGTGCCGGCGAGCTACCTGCCGGACCATTACCTGCCGTTCTCGATCCCGGGCCTCGGCCTCGTGATCGCGTTCCTGGCGGTGACGCTGCTGGGCTTCCTCACGGCGAACCTCGTCGGACGCTCGGTGATCGAGTTCGGCGAGGTCCTGCTGGCGCGGACCCCCGTGATCTCCGGCCTCTACAAGGGCCTGCGGCAGATCTTCGAGACGCTGTTCTCGGCCAACGGCACCTCGTTCCGCACGGTGGGGCTCGTGGAGTTCCCCGTGAAGGGCACGTGGTCGGTGGTGTTCCTGTCCGCCCCGGCGGCCCACGAGGTCGAGGGGGCGCTGCGGGCCCGGGGGGCGCCGGCGGACGACCTCGTCGGCGTCTTCCTGCCCTGCGCGCCGAACCCGACCACGGGCTTCTTCTTCTACCTGCCGCGCGCGGAGGTGGTGGAGCTCGCCATCAGCGTCGACGACGCCGCCAAGCTGGTGATGTCGGCCGGGGTGATCCAGCCGGAGGACCCGCAGGGCCGCCTCAACGCCATGGCGGCCACCCTGCGGACGGCCCAGCAGGCCGGCGGACCGCTGCCCCGCCGGGAGCCGCAGGACGCGTGA